The proteins below come from a single Drosophila teissieri strain GT53w chromosome 3L, Prin_Dtei_1.1, whole genome shotgun sequence genomic window:
- the LOC122615941 gene encoding uncharacterized protein LOC122615941, producing the protein MSSVWYLEHVTTGARLILHNGTNLVGRHSRCRIILGGQYQFVSREHANIIVSENGVEVQSLNPLNGLFINEGRLGDKINRLAVAEGSTISLGVTGVNLNEITGIHAIFTLKKKEPVVEEIVLSSDDDDTTPLPAVRSPSGNQPTEFNLKQQIPNFADKKDTGQEEEEELPSSSSLHLPKLTEVKQEIVKHTSEEIQNIFGDPNEAILDSVLELNPYLYNKLSNKTASNAITHKKIHDGDCIELDADADKRSISEPQENEETAQPDMQADQGNPPAAQELDDEEEYDESFAMSQAVLREMKAEMAVSDGEEDFFLQTNDLGNLAEGSPSNQAYDDIVYISDSDDEELYDKVADWSKLLSQKVVPDVIEMSQTYPVEDEEDDADSELDIGAKHPKKAMRISSSSDDDTADEKIAPQTEQKGCHSKTRSLNDHVVRQADSTTPDPPAVRKLTALLKNHKTTGSVSSTADVETRDNANDAVNDNIGVKLNSNLKSCPNKISLDNKEKLTETKNGSIRQRRQTVSSRNELPDISAPKMETSKSSTRKRIVSVTSRDELATTSKEFKDAPNNKVEPPKKQLRSRSKSCFMDRPAELDELLLKKNNEGVNNNIEELIVTLEAPEKLTTPTKAKSERKTTQIRGRRKTIHSREEIIAESEEKKPILPTKQTIEEIRLPTKSPLKRSPRLLNRSKSCCTDRPVITETDDSAKKVIKGISPTKYETRLTRGPSLIEAPSLPKNRGKLRGVSAEVKSKDKVIDRQRFIDYQAEMNAKWKQKPKDKKKEDEKVKECRREALKKLSDKPKENNHSSSTNKRKHPASVPTVQNTNRGGFLTKGVDGPAPKLTKTDNAKPPAKKPIPKQPPTTETFSQQLRAADEAVMCPQPHCSRPVERKEAERARNQRTCNKVTFAEMELYHQKAEDLKKMKKKLRKVHFNDDVKVHYIERVKGASSQVQGRKECIKLFLSTYRDRREWIRKKNKPVNDIRQHSRSILKWANQWLKHGTVDAVAEQDVLMPIPPEFDSFKNYREIFVPLMKLELLSTIERDYKINNKNSFSVSLKNVYLQDGCYRLVTRVNSKPIGKFVLYTLYSRGSLEETFANLMELKCVSGNVFDLTFEILKQDISEEMMKSVKQLTARPVVDSLRVELGALSAVHQLPSSPLCRRILKPTQAVNEASLPKQPFTFKGCHKMNEHQENIVLRTYQRIIDDLQPSLTLIQGPPGTGKSKVISELCLQTLYGNAAKTLDRKILICAHSNTAVDHIVGLLGGVLRVMSRDRFQLLRFGMHEKMSPYSRPFSLEAHFKKSKDQKLQRLSPENTEILKKQHNDLKAEIQQLKQKANLTSTYLLQQLHQKERQLQLITDQLNPPLTQREEFEISQICVARANIICTTLSSCVKLANYVDFFDICIIDEATQCTEPWTLLPMRFGLTHMVLVGDTQQLPAVVLSKKAIDFGLSNSMFDRIQRSLQTQLDKPGSNQLMHTKLFKLSMQYRMHPEICRWPNKYFYEDQLINAECTARFASPLIPYCVINLKYTQDNSGAQNKSISNDEEARFVAKLLTEMDKHMPSKRFSYGLISPYQNQCYALSQVIPSHMNLTPQTVDSYQGLEKDVIIISNARTRGCGFLTNYQRLNVALTRPRRCLVICGNFEDLKSVEMWRNLLDDARSRKVYFDMEREDVDDLQRSLIKKMMVNTIHLI; encoded by the exons ATGAGCAGCGTGTGGTACCTGGAACATGTGACCACTGGCGCCAGGCTTATTCTGCACAATGGGACTAATTTGGTGGGTCGCCACTCGCGATGCAGGATAATCCTGGGAGGACAGTACCAATTTGTGTCCCGGGAGCACGCAAATATCATCGTCAGTGAAAACGGCGTAGAAGTGCAGTCTCTG AACCCCCTGAATGGGCTCTTCATCAATGAAGGAAGGTTGGGCGACAAGATCAATCGTTTGGCAGTGGCAGAGGGCTCAACAATCAGCCTTGGAGTCACGGGAGTCAACCTCAATGAAATTACCGGCATTCATGCTATTTTTACCCTAAAGAAAAAGGAGCCGGTAGTTGAAGAAATCGTTCTGTCCTCCGACGATGACGATACAACACCACTGCCCGCCGTGCGATCTCCCAGTGGCAATCAGCCCACCGAGTTCAATCTCAAACAGCAAATACCAAACTTTGCCGACAAAAAGGACACCggccaggaggaggaggaagaactGCCATCGAGTTCCAGTCTGCACCTACCAAAACTTACAGAAGTTAAGCAGGAGATCGTAAAGCATACCTCAGAAGAgatacaaaacatttttggggaTCCAAATGAAGCTATTCTCGACTCTGTATTGGAACTAAATCCATATCTGTACAACAAGCTAAGCAACAAGACTGCGAGCAATGCTATAactcacaaaaaaatacaCGACGGCGACTGTATAGAACTGGACGCGGATGCGGATAAGAGGAGCATTTCGGAGCCACAGGAAAACGAAGAGACTGCTCAGCCGGATATGCAAGCAGATCAGGGTAACCCTCCGGCAGCGCAGGAACTAGACGATGAGGAAGAGTATGATGAGAGTTTCGCCATGTCTCAGGCAGTGCTTAGGGAAATGAAGGCCGAAATGGCCGTAAGCGATGGCGAAGAGGACTTCTTCTTGCAGACCAATGACCTGGGGAACTTGGCTGAAGGTTCGCCATCGAACCAAGCCTACGACGACATTGTCTACATTAGCGATTCCGATGATGAGGAGCTGTATGATAAGGTGGCGGATTGGTCAAAGCTGCTCAGCCAAAAGGTGGTACCAGACGTCATCGAAATGTCGCAAACCTATCCGGTAGAGGATGAAGAGGACGATGCTGACTCAGAGCTAGACATTGGAGCAAAACACCCAAAGAAGGCAATGCGCATCTCATCCTCCAGTGACGACGATACAGCCGATGAAAAGATTGCACCACAAACAGAACAAAAGGGATGCCACTCCAAAACAAGATCCTTAAACGATCATGTTGTGCGCCAGG CCGACAGCACGACTCCGGATCCTCCAGCTGTTCGAAAATTAACAGCCCTattaaaaaaccataaaactaCCGGCAGTGTCAGCTCCACCGCCGATGTTGAAACGCGAGATAATGCTAATGATGCTGTAAATGACAATATAGGGGTCAAACTAAACTCTAATCTAAAGTCCTGCCCGAACAAGATATCATTAGATAATAAGGAAAAGTTGacagaaaccaaaaatggCTCAATTCGCCAGCGTCGGCAAACAGTTTCATCCCGAAATGAGCTACCAGATATCAGCGCGCCAAAAATGGAGACTAGCAAGTCCTCTACTCGTAAGCGAATCGTATCGGTCACTTCTCGGGATGAGTTAGCTACCACTTCAAAAGAGTTCAAAGATGCTCCTAATAACAAGGTGGAACCACCTAAAAAACAACTGCGCAGCCGTTCAAAATCCTGTTTCATGGATCGGCCTGCGGAATTGGATGAACTACTACTTAAGAAGAATAATGAAGgcgttaataataatatcgaAGAACTGATAGTAACACTAGAGGCTCCAGAAAAGTTAACGACACCTACTAAAGCcaaaagtgaaagaaaaacaacgcAGATTCGCGGCAGACGCAAGACAATACACAGCCGCGAAGAAATCATAGCTGAGTCTGaggaaaaaaaaccaattttgcCAACAAAACAGACCATTGAAGAAATCCGTCTTCCAACTAAAAGTCCTCTTAAAAGGAGTCCACGGCTGCTTAACCGATCCAAATCCTGTTGCACGGATCGTCCTGTGATCACGGAAACCGACGATTCTGCCAAGAAGGTGATAAAGGGTATTTCTCCAACTAAATATGAAACGAGACTGACACGCGGCCCATCTCTGATTGAGGCTCCATCCTTGCCAAAGAATCGCGGAAAGCTGCGAGGGGTTTCGGCAGAGGTGAAAAGTAAAGATAAGGTGATTGATCGCCAGCGTTTTATTGACTATCAAGCTGAAATGAACGCTAAGTGGAAGCAAAAACCCAAAgacaagaaaaaagaagacGAAAAGGTAAAGGAGTGCCGCCGCGAAGCCCTGAAGAAGCTGTCTGACAAACCAAAGGAAAATAATCATAGCTCAAGCACCAATAAGAGAAAGCATCCCGCAAGTGTTCCAACCGTTCAAAATACTAATCGTGGCGGATTTCTAACCAAAGGAGTTGATGGCCCGGCCCCAAAACTGACAAAGACGGATAACGCTAAGCCACCGGCAAAGAAACCAATTCCTAAACAACCACCTACTACCGAAACATTCTCACAGCAGCTCCGAGCAGCTGATGAAGCAGTTATGTGTCCGCAACCACATTGCTCTCGGCCAGTGGAACGTAAGGAAGCGGAGCGGGCGAGGAATCAGCGCACCTGCAACAAAGTCACCTTTGCCGAAATGGAGCTTTACCATCAAAAAGCCGAAGACTTAAAGAAGATGAAAAAGAAACTCCGTAAGGTGCACTTCAACGACGATGTCAAAGTACACTACATCGAAAGGGTCAAGGGAGCCAGCTCTCAGGTTCAGGGACGCAAGGAGTGCATAAAGCTCTTCCTCAGCACCTACCGCGACCGCCGCGAATGGATTCGAAAAAAGAATAAACCGGTGAATGACATACGCCAGCACTCGCGGAGCATCCTCAAGTGGGCTAACCAATGGTTAAAGCATGGTACCGTAGATGCGGTTGCGGAGCAGGATGTCCTAATGCCAATTCCGCCAGAATTTGATAGTTTCAAGAACTACAGAGA GATATTTGTGCCCTTAAtgaagctggagctgcttTCCACCATCGAAAGAGACtacaaaattaacaacaaaaactcTTTCTCGGTTAGCTTAAAAAACGTTTACCTGCAAGATGGCTGCTACCGTTTGGTTACCAGAg TCAATAGCAAACCCATTGGAAAATTCGTCCTTTATACCCTCTACAGTCGTGGCTCACTCGAAGAGACCTTTGCCAATCTAATGGAGCTTAAGTGTGTCTCAG GCAACGTTTTCGACTTAACATTTGAGATCCTGAAACAAGATATATCAGAGGAGATGATGAAGAGCGTTAAGCAGTTGACTGCACGGCCCGTAGTAGACAGCTTACGGGTGGAGCTTGGGGCTCTGAGTGCCGTTCATCAGCTCCCTAGCTCGCCGCTCTGCCGGCGCATCTTGAAGCCTACGCAAGCAGTCAATGAGGCTTCACTGCCAAAGCAACCGTTTACCTTTAAGGGGTGCCACAAGATGAACGAACACCAGGAGAACATTGTACTGCGCACCTACCAAAGGATCATTGACGATTTGCAACCGAGTCTCACACTGATCCAGGGTCCTCCCGGGACCGGAAAGTCAAAGGTTATTTCCGAACTATGTCTGCAGACCTTGTACGGAAATGCTGCCAAAACTCTGGACCGCAAAATCCTGATTTGTGCTCATTCCAATACCGCCGTAGATCATATTGTTGGGCTGCTAGGCGGAGTTTTGCGTGTGATGAGCCGCGACCGATTCCAGCTACTGCGTTTTGGAATGCACGAGAAGATGAGTCCCTACTCGCGTCCATTTTCACTGGAGGCGCATTTCAAAAAATCCAAGGATCAGAAGTTGCAGCGCCTTAGCCCGGAGAAcactgaaattttaaaaaagcaacATAATGATCTTAAGGCTGAGATTCAACAGCTGAAGCAGAAGGCGAATCTCACATCAACATATCTTTTGCAACAGTTGCACCAGAAGGAACGACAACTACAACTGATAACCGACCAACTGAATCCGCCGCTGACGCAACGCGAGGAATTCGAAATCTCTCAGATTTGTGTGGCCAGAGCCAATATCATCTGCACAACGCTTTCCTCCTGTGTAAAACTGGCAAACTATGTGGATTTCTTTGACATTTGCATCATCGACGAGGCCACACAGTGCACAGAGCCTTGGACTCTATTGCCAATGCGATTTGGTTTAACGCATATGGTTTTGGTTGGCGACACACAGCAACTTCCGGCTGTGGTGTTGTCCAAGAAAGCCATAGATTTTGGCCTTTCTAATTCCATGTTTGATCGCATTCAGCGAAGCCTTCAGACACAGCTTGATAAGCCGGGAAGTAATCAGTTAATGCATACGAAACTTTTTAAGCTCAGCATGCAGTATCGCATGCACCCAGAGATCTGTCGATGGCCTAACAAGTATTTCTACGAAGACCAGTTGATAAACGCTGAGTGTACTGCTCGTTTCGCCTCACCGCTCATTCCATACTGCGTGATTAATTTAAAGTACACCCAAGACAACAGTGGCGCCCAAAACAAGAGCATTAGCAATGACGAGGAGGCTCGTTTTGTAGCCAAACTCCTGACAGAAATGGACAAACATATGCCCAGCAAACGATTTAGCTACGGATTAATTTCGCCGTACCAAAACCAATGTTACGCCCTTAGCCAGGTCATTCCCAGTCACATGAATCTCACTCCTCAGACTGTGGACTCGTATCAAGGATTGGAAAAGGATGTAATCATAATTTCAAATGCCAGGACACGCGGCTGTGGCTTCCTCACAAACTATCAGCGACTCAATGTGGCACTGACCAGACCGCGTCGGTGCCTAGTCATATGTGGCAATTTTGAAGATCTAAAG TCTGTCGAAATGTGGCGCAACCTACTCGACGATGCTCGCAGTCGGAAAGTATACTTCGATATGGAACGCGAAGATGTGGACGACCTACAGCGGTCCTTAATCAAAAAGATGATGGTAAATACTATCCATTTGATTTAG
- the LOC122615942 gene encoding phosphatidate cytidylyltransferase, photoreceptor-specific has protein sequence MAEVRRRKGEDEPLEDTAISGSGGANKRNSAADSSDHVDSEEEKIPEEKFVDELAKNLPQGTDKTPEILDSALKDLPDRWKNWVIRGIFTWIMICGFALIIYGGPLALMITTLLVQVKCFQEIISIGYQVYRIHGLPWFRSLSWYFLLTSNYFFYGENLVDYFGVVINRVEYLKFLVTYHRFLSFALYIIGFVWFVLSLVKKYYIKQFSLFAWTHVSLLIVVTQSYLIIQNIFEGLIWFIVPVSMIVCNDVMAYVFGFFFGRTPLIKLSPKKTWEGFIGGGFATVLFGILFSYVLCNYQYFICPIQYSEELGRMTMSCVPSYLFTPQEYSLKLFGIGKTLNLYPFIWHSISLSLFSSIIGPFGGFFASGFKRAFKIKDFGDMIPGHGGIMDRFDCQFLMATFVNVYISSFIRTPSPAKLLTQIYNLKPDQQYQIYQSLKDNLGDMLTLT, from the exons ATGGCCGAAGTGCGACGCAGGAAGGGCGAGGATGAGCCACTGGAGGACACCGCCATCTCCGGATCCGGCGGAGCTAATAAACGCAATTCCGCCGCCGACTCTTCGGACCAT GTGGACTCCGAGGAAGAGAAGATTCCCGAGGAAAAGTTCGTCGACGAACTGGCCAAGAATCTGCCGCAAGGAACTGACAAAACTCCCGAGATATTGGACTCCGCCCTTAAGGATCTGCCAGATAG ATGGAAGAATTGGGTGATTCGCGGCATCTTCACATGGATTATGATATGCGGCTTCGCACTGATCATCTATGGTGGACCGCTGGCTTTAATGATCACG ACATTGCTGGTGCAGGTGAAGTGCTTCCAGGAGATCATCTCGATCGGCTACCAGGTTTATCGAATTCATGGCTTGCCCTGGTTCCGAAGTCTTTCCTGGTATTTTCTGCTCACCTCCAATTACTTCTTTTACGGGGAGAATCTGGTTGACTACTTTGGCGTTGTAATTAATCGGGTG GAATATCTAAAGTTCCTGGTGACCTATCACCGGTTCCTCTCCTTCGCCCTGTACATTATCGGTTTCGTTTGGTTCGTCCTCTCACTGGTGAAGAAGTATTACATCAAACAATTCAGCCTGTTTGCCTGGACCCATGTATCCCTGCTAATTGTCGTCACCCAGAGTTACCTCATCATCCAGAATATATTTGAAGGCCTCATTTGGTTCATCGTACCTGTCTCAATGATTGTGTGCAATGATGTCATGGCGTACGTGTTCGGTTTCTTCTTTGGACGCACTCCCCTCATCAAGCTCAGTCCCAAGAAGACCTGGGAGGGCTTCATCGGGGGTGGCTTCGCCACCGTCCTCTTTGGCATTCTGTTCTCCTATGTGCTGTGCAACTACCAGTACTTTATCTGCCCCATCCAGTACTCGGAGGAACTGGGACGCATGACTATGTCCTGTGTGCCAAGCTATTTGTTCACGCCGCAGGAATACAGCCTTAAACTG tTTGGCATTGGCAAGACTCTAAATCTTTACCCCTTCATCTGGCACTCGATCTCCCTGAGCCTGTTTAGTTCCATTATTGGACCCTTTGGTGGCTTCTTTGCCTCTGGATTTAAGAGAGCATTCAAAATCAAG GACTTTGGCGACATGATTCCCGGACATGGCGGCATTATGGATCGCTTCGATTGCCAGTTCCTTATGGCCACCTTcgtaaatgtttatatatccAGCTTCATCAGAACTCCGTCGCCGGCTAAACTGCTGACACAGATTTACAACCTTAAGCCAGATCAACAATACCAAATTTATCAGTCGCTGAAGGACAACTTGGGCGACATGCTAACCTTAACTTAA
- the LOC122617389 gene encoding helicase POLQ-like has protein sequence MANKQKLCNKRNLDLIEEPTSESHAKRQCTENLFWPEDDDNDSFFSNAQLEDLLDGRNEELFGTQPATSSCKTTQSGSDDGLGLFADTSFPSTQKVPPNSAPKPNETSVPPSDNHQIDLADEDNADEVFKKINLNDLSIAEMEDIFHGAEEFSEPMVQNTQLFLDAMSFKKPNTPEKILPPFKEDSMSFISKSLIEGIVQGTQYVTCEELKNQSILDPVNWETQAFADFEKNNQIVDKFPSKGEFYGLPDKVKKMILEHKGINSLYEWQDECLNLPAIRQRKNLIYALPTSGGKTLVAEILMLRELLCRERNVLFILPYVSIVQEKVSAMSPFAIDLDFIVEEYTAGKGKCPPQPRRKRRSLFIASIEKGAVLMDSLIDVQRPHEIGLVVVDELHLIGERGRGATLEAFLTKVMFLNANIQIVGMSATIGNLSEISSFLNADVYTRGFRPVELKEYIKCGPDLMEINSSGQTLEEIFVPSRSVDYNYSEAVKRADPDHLAGLISECAPEHCCLVFCPSRKNCENVALLLSRIVPKQKFFEHRRSEKLDLMDALDKMCGILSPVLAKTLPYGIAYHHSGLTTDERKYIETAYRFGVVTVICCTSTLAAGVNLPAKRVIIRAPYVGQEFMTLCKYKQMVGRAGRAGLGEAGESILIAQSKDNLLVGQMLFSPMDKALSSLDQQEAVGLQSLILSVVGLNLAECRRDLNRLVNSTLLSVQAKSLEVAVDEIVLRILREMFKNKVLQLTEPPAKSKINSSDIITSQDVSQANRPAGERRLLIGQSTPFKLTNIGRAAFKAGIDYKRANAIHKELKQAQQQLILTNYMHLLYLVVCFNSNERGDELFPADASILFGVYTSLPLDSQALFKQLGFTEAHAARLFKTQSVQGPLSLQLNRLYKVLILADILNLLPIPSVASKYNVERGTLQHLISQSTAASSAIVRLCEELEEFWCYKPLFERILNKMDRCGTFELEPLMELPAVKINRARQLYAAGFQTIEDIARVKPTHLVQSLEHMPIRVATEIVSAAKIILMKKLDHLEEETENLKHCLKTSDQN, from the exons atggcaaataaacaaaaattgtgcaataaaagaaatttagATTTGATTGAGGAACCAACAAGCGAAAGCCATGCAAAGCGGCAGTGCACGGAAAATCTGTTTTGGCCGGAGGACGACGATAACGACAGCTTCTTTTCCAATGCCCAACTGGAGGACTTGCTGGACGGACGGAACGAGGAGCTCTTTGGGACGCAGCCGGCAACAAGTAGTTGCAAGACTACGCAAAGTGGATCGGATGATGGACTGGGACTCTTCGCGGATACATCCTTTCCAAGCACACAGAAGGTTCCACCGAACAGTGCCCCTAAACCTAATGAAACCAGTGTGCCACCAAGTGATAACCATCAAATTGACCTGGCGGACGAGGACAATGCCGACGAGGTGTTTAAGAAAATCAACCTCAACGATCTGAGTATAGCCGAAATGGAGGATATATTCCATGGCGCCGAAGAATTTAGTGAACCCATGGTTCAAAACACACAACTCTTCTTGGACGCAATGTCCTTTAAGAAGCCCAATACTCCGGAGAAGATACTGCCTCCCTTTAAGGAAGATTCCATGTCCTTCATTTCCAAATCTTTGATAGAGGGCATAGTGCAGGGCACGCAGTATGTGACCTGCGAGGAGCTAAAGAACCAATCCATCCTAGATCCAGTTAATTGGGAAACCCAGGCTTTTGCGGACTTCGAGAAGAATAACCAAATTGTAGACAAATTTCCTAGCAAGGGCGAATTCTATGGCCTGCCGGATAAGGTCAAAAAGATGATTCTGGAACACAAAGGCATCAATAGTCTTTATG AATGGCAGGACGAGTGCCTGAATCTACCTGCGATCAGGCAGCGCAAAAATCTTATCTATGCTCTGCCCACAAGTGGTGGAAAAACCCTAGTGGCTGAAATCCTTATGCTGCGTGAATTACTTTGTCGCGAACGCAATGTGTTGTTCATCCTGCCATATGTGTCCATTGTCCAGGAGAAGGTCAGCGCCATGTCACCATTTGCAATCGACCTGGACTTTATTGTGGAGGAGTACACGGCCGGCAAGGGCAAGTGTCCGCCTCAGCCGCGTCGCAAAAGACGTAGTCTCTTCATTGCCTCCATCGAAAAGGGAGCTGTTCTAATGGACAGCTTGATAGACGTACAACGTCCTCATGAGATAggtctggtggtggtggatgaGCTGCATTTGATAGGCGAAAGAGGTAGAGGGGCCACTTTGGAGGCTTTTCTTACCAAAGTGATGTTTCTAAATG CCAATATTCAAATTGTTGGCATGAGTGCCACAATAGGAAACCTCAGCGAAATATCCTCGTTTTTGAATGCTGATGTTTATACAAGGGGCTTTCGTCCTGTAGAGCTAAAGGAGTACATTAAATGTGGTCCTGACTTGATGGAGATTAACTCGTCTGGCCAAACGTTGGAGGAGATATTTGTTCCTAGCCGCAGTGTTGATTACAAT TACAGTGAAGCAGTCAAACGCGCCGATCCCGACCATCTGGCTGGTTTAATCAGCGAATGTGCTCCGGAACACTGCTGCCTGGTTTTCTGTCCCAGTCGGAAGAACTGTGAGAACGTGGCGCTACTTCTCAGTCGTATTGTGCCCAAGCAAAAATTTTTCGAGCATCGCCGCAGCGAGAAGCTTGATCTAATGGATGCCCTGGACAAGATGTGCGGCATACTCAGCCCGGTGTTGGCGAAAACCCTACCCTATGGCATTGCCTATCATCATTCGGGATTGACAACCGATGAGAGAAAGTACATTGAGACTGCCTATAGGTTTGGAGTTGTCACTGTCATTTGTTGCACCTCCACTTTGGCTGCTGGGGTCAACCTTCCAGCCAAGCGGGTAATCATACGAGCTCCGTATGTGGGCCAGGAATTTATGACTTTGTGCAAGTATAAGCAAATGGTTGGACGAGCAGGTCGCGCCGGATTGGGTGAAGCTGGCGAGAGTATCCTGATAGCCCAGAGCAAAGACAACTTGCTGGTCGGTCAAATGCTTTTCTCGCCCATGGATAAGGCTCTAAGTTCATTGGATCAACAGGAGGCAGTTGGACTGCAA TCGCTTATCCTCAGCGTGGTTGGTTTGAATTTAGCAGAATGTCGTCGGGATTTGAATCGTCTGGTAAACAGCACCCTGTTGTCTGTGCAGGCCAAATCCCTGGAGGTGGCCGTGGACGAGATCGTGCTCCGTATTCTCCGAGagatgtttaaaaataaagtgctGCAGCTTACCGAACCGCCAGCCAAATCCAAGATCAATTCTTCGGATATTATAACCTCGCAGGATGTGAGTCAGGCCAATAGGCCGGCTGGCGAGCGACGTTTGCTCATTGGACAGTCGACCCCATTCAAGCTGACCAATATTGGAAGAGCTGCCTTCAAGGCGGGCATTGACTACAAGCGGGCGAATGCCATTCACAAGGAGCTCAAGcaggcccagcagcagctcatccTGACCAACTACATGCACTTACTGTACCTGGTCGTGTGCTTTAACTCAAACGAAAGGGGCGACGAGTTGTTTCCGGCAGATGCCAGCATACTCTTTGGAGTTTACACCTCGCTGCCACTGGACTCGCAGGCATTGTTCAAGCAACTTGGGTTTACAGAGGCCCATGCAGCTCGCCTTTTTAAGACGCAGTCGGTACAGGGTCCATTGTCGCTGCAACTGAATCGCCTCTACAAGGTGCTTATTCTGGCCGACATACTGAACCTCCTGCCAATTCCGTCTGTGGCCAGCAAGTACAACGTGGAGCGGGGTACTCTGCAGCATCTAATCAGCCAATCTACTGCAGCCTCGAGTGCCATTGTCCGCCTGtgcgaggagctggaggagttCTGGTGCTATAAACCATTGTTTGAGCGGATCCTGAACAAAATGGATCGATGCGGCACTTTTGAGCTGGAGCCGCTAATGGAACTGCCGGCGGTTAAGATT AATCGTGCCAGACAGCTGTATGCTGCCGGTTTTCAAACCATTGAGGATATAGCCAGGGTGAAACCGACGCACCTAGTGCAGTCCTTAGAGCACATGCCTATCAGAGTGGCCACGGAAATTGTCTCGGCAGCGAAG ATCATTCTGATGAAAAAGCTTGACCACCTGGAAGAGGAAACGGAGAACCTCAAGCACTGTTTAAAAACGTCTGATCAAAATTAG